In the Pseudomonas sp. DTU_2021_1001937_2_SI_NGA_ILE_001 genome, one interval contains:
- a CDS encoding antibiotic biosynthesis monooxygenase, whose amino-acid sequence MPDTSRLDAKASEPSVEVVTLVIRHRIKAGHESHYEQWLKRIVAIASQTPGHLGVDVMRGRNGGLQAFTSVLRFASTEAMQQWLDSDQRRELVREAAPMLADGDQTQVAPHSEFWFNPGFDEQPPPPRWKQAVVSYLVILPLSLLVPLLWQPVLALRPWLSSYFMSNVLITLTIVLLVVYLMMPAATRLCAGWLNASANDRKSTHE is encoded by the coding sequence ATGCCCGATACCTCTCGTCTCGACGCCAAGGCGAGCGAGCCCAGCGTCGAAGTCGTCACCCTGGTGATCCGCCACCGGATCAAGGCAGGGCACGAGTCGCACTACGAACAGTGGCTCAAACGCATCGTCGCCATTGCCAGCCAGACCCCCGGGCACCTGGGTGTCGATGTGATGCGCGGTCGCAATGGCGGCCTGCAGGCATTCACCTCGGTGTTGCGCTTCGCCTCCACCGAGGCCATGCAGCAGTGGCTGGACTCTGACCAGCGGCGCGAGCTGGTGCGCGAGGCCGCGCCTATGCTGGCCGATGGGGACCAGACCCAGGTCGCGCCGCACAGTGAGTTCTGGTTCAACCCCGGTTTCGACGAGCAACCACCGCCGCCGCGCTGGAAGCAGGCCGTGGTGTCGTACCTGGTGATCCTGCCGCTCAGCCTGCTGGTGCCACTGCTGTGGCAGCCCGTACTGGCGCTGCGCCCCTGGTTGTCGAGCTATTTCATGAGCAACGTGCTCATCACCCTGACCATCGTCCTGCTGGTGGTGTACCTGATGATGCCGGCCGCCACCCGGCTGTGCGCTGGCTGGCTCAATGCTTCTGCCAACGACAGGAAGTCGACCCATGAGTGA
- a CDS encoding LysR substrate-binding domain-containing protein, producing the protein MNRNDLRRVDLNLLVIFEALMFERNLTRVAEKLFIGQPAVSAALGRLRDLFDDQLLLRNGRVMEPTARALDILKEIRPALDTISGAVSRAKDFDPASSTEVFRIGLSDDAEFGLLPPLMARLREEAPGIIVVIRRANYLLLPSLLASGEISVGVSWTVDLPANAKRKKLRDIPCKVIRGDARPEPLTLDDYCSRPHAMVSFSGDLCGNIDLDLAKVGRTRKVVLAVPQFNGLRALLAGTEMIATVPDYAACPLVEGSRLRAEDPPFPIDPAELSMVWSGVHDNDPAERWLRARIQEYMSAPLPIG; encoded by the coding sequence ATGAACCGTAACGACCTGCGCCGTGTCGACCTCAACCTGCTGGTGATCTTCGAAGCGCTGATGTTCGAGCGCAACCTGACCCGCGTGGCGGAAAAACTGTTCATCGGCCAGCCGGCGGTGAGTGCCGCACTGGGGCGGTTGCGTGACCTGTTCGACGATCAGTTGCTGCTGCGCAACGGCCGGGTGATGGAGCCGACGGCGCGGGCGCTGGACATTCTCAAGGAAATCCGCCCGGCACTGGATACCATCTCCGGGGCTGTGAGCCGTGCCAAGGATTTCGACCCGGCGAGCAGCACCGAGGTGTTTCGCATCGGTCTGTCGGACGATGCCGAGTTCGGCCTGCTGCCGCCGCTCATGGCGCGTCTGCGTGAAGAGGCACCGGGGATCATCGTGGTGATCCGCCGTGCCAACTACCTGCTGCTGCCGTCGCTGCTGGCCAGTGGCGAGATTTCCGTGGGCGTGAGCTGGACCGTCGACCTGCCGGCCAATGCCAAGCGCAAGAAACTGCGCGACATTCCCTGCAAGGTGATTCGTGGTGACGCGCGCCCCGAACCGCTGACGCTGGACGACTACTGCTCGCGCCCGCATGCCATGGTGTCGTTCTCCGGCGACCTGTGCGGCAATATCGATCTGGACCTGGCCAAGGTCGGCCGCACGCGCAAGGTGGTGCTGGCGGTGCCGCAGTTCAACGGCTTGCGTGCGCTGCTGGCGGGCACCGAGATGATTGCCACCGTCCCGGACTATGCCGCCTGTCCGCTGGTGGAAGGCAGTCGCCTGCGCGCCGAGGACCCGCCGTTCCCTATCGATCCGGCCGAGCTGTCGATGGTCTGGAGCGGGGTGCACGACAACGATCCGGCCGAACGCTGGTTGCGCGCGCGCATTCAGGAATACATGTCCGCGCCGCTGCCCATCGGGTGA
- the poxB gene encoding ubiquinone-dependent pyruvate dehydrogenase yields the protein MSKTIADHLALSLAASGVTDIWGVSGDSLNGLSDSLRRLKTINWRHTRHEEAAAFAAGAQAAASGRLAVCAGSCGPGNLHLINGLYDCQRSRVPVLAIAAHIPSSEIGLEYFQETHPQALFKECSHFVELVSSAEQFPRVLERAMRAAVHQQGVAVIVLPGDVALQPAPEAPLCKVEALRPQVLPAESELQALAQLLDGSKAVTLLCGAGCAEAHDQVVALAERLKAPVVHALRGKQYIEYDNPFDVGMTGLIGFSSGYHAMLNCDTLVILGSSFPYRNFYPEKAKVVQIDLDPTQLGRRVPVDLGLVGNVRDTLEALLPRLKPHDDRRFLDKALKHYAKSRAELDELATPTPAGQPIHPQYLTRMVDQLADDDALFTVDVGTPTLWAARYLHMNGKRGLLGSFSHGSMANAMPQALGAQVAFPQRQVVALCGDGGLSMMLGDLLSVRQLNLPVKMVVFNNSSLGFVDMEMKAGGYVPFGTDLHPTEFFGIALGAGILGIRVDSAEQLPAALRRAFDHPGPVLLDVVVAKQELAMPPKIKLAQAKGFSLYMLKAVLSGRGSEVLELAKTNLR from the coding sequence ATGTCCAAGACCATCGCCGACCATCTCGCACTTAGCCTCGCCGCTTCTGGCGTCACCGACATCTGGGGCGTTTCGGGGGACAGCCTGAACGGGCTGTCCGATAGCTTGCGACGCCTGAAAACCATCAACTGGCGGCACACCCGCCACGAAGAAGCCGCAGCATTCGCCGCTGGCGCGCAGGCTGCGGCCAGCGGGCGCCTGGCGGTGTGTGCGGGCAGTTGCGGGCCGGGCAACCTGCACCTGATCAACGGCCTGTACGACTGCCAGCGCAGCCGGGTGCCGGTGCTGGCCATCGCCGCGCACATTCCGTCGTCCGAAATCGGCCTGGAGTATTTTCAGGAAACCCACCCGCAAGCGTTGTTCAAGGAGTGCAGTCACTTCGTCGAACTGGTCAGCAGTGCCGAGCAGTTCCCCAGGGTTCTGGAGCGCGCCATGCGCGCGGCGGTTCATCAGCAGGGTGTGGCAGTCATCGTGCTGCCCGGTGACGTCGCCTTGCAGCCGGCGCCCGAGGCGCCGCTGTGCAAGGTCGAGGCCTTGCGCCCGCAGGTGCTGCCGGCTGAAAGCGAACTGCAGGCCCTGGCGCAACTGCTCGATGGCAGCAAGGCAGTGACCCTGCTGTGCGGTGCCGGTTGCGCCGAGGCCCACGACCAGGTGGTGGCCCTGGCCGAGCGGCTCAAGGCCCCGGTGGTGCATGCCTTGCGCGGCAAGCAGTACATCGAATACGACAACCCCTTCGACGTGGGCATGACCGGGTTGATCGGCTTCAGCTCCGGTTACCACGCCATGCTCAACTGCGACACCCTGGTGATTCTCGGCAGCAGCTTCCCGTACCGGAATTTCTACCCGGAAAAGGCCAAGGTGGTGCAGATCGATCTCGACCCGACCCAGCTCGGCCGCCGTGTGCCGGTCGACCTCGGCCTGGTCGGCAATGTGCGCGACACCCTGGAGGCGCTGTTGCCGCGCCTCAAGCCACATGACGATCGGCGCTTCCTGGACAAGGCGCTCAAGCATTACGCGAAATCCCGCGCCGAGCTGGACGAGCTGGCCACGCCGACGCCGGCCGGCCAGCCGATCCATCCGCAGTACCTGACGCGCATGGTCGACCAGCTGGCCGATGATGATGCGTTGTTCACCGTCGACGTCGGCACCCCGACCCTGTGGGCGGCGCGCTATCTGCACATGAACGGCAAGCGCGGGCTGCTCGGTTCCTTCAGCCATGGCTCCATGGCCAATGCCATGCCCCAGGCGCTGGGCGCGCAAGTGGCGTTTCCCCAGCGCCAGGTGGTGGCGCTGTGCGGTGACGGTGGCCTGTCGATGATGCTCGGCGACCTGCTGAGCGTTCGCCAGCTGAACCTGCCGGTGAAAATGGTGGTGTTCAACAACAGCTCGCTGGGGTTCGTCGATATGGAAATGAAAGCCGGCGGCTATGTGCCGTTCGGCACCGACCTGCATCCGACCGAGTTTTTCGGCATCGCGCTGGGTGCTGGCATCCTCGGCATTCGCGTGGACAGCGCCGAGCAGCTGCCGGCGGCGTTGCGCCGCGCCTTCGACCATCCCGGCCCGGTGCTGCTCGACGTGGTGGTGGCCAAGCAGGAGCTGGCCATGCCGCCGAAGATCAAGCTGGCCCAGGCCAAGGGCTTCAGCCTGTACATGCTCAAGGCGGTGCTGAGTGGGCGAGGCAGCGAGGTGCTGGAGCTGGCCAAGACCAACCTGCGCTAG